One stretch of Schlesneria sp. DSM 10557 DNA includes these proteins:
- a CDS encoding CCA tRNA nucleotidyltransferase produces the protein MRSPSPQREFAIEIVRRLRDAGHTALFAGGCVRDALLGREAKDYDVATTALPEQVRQLFGHRRTLAVGASFGVIMVIGPADVGTVEVATFRTEGPYQDGRRPEHVTFATPQEDAHRRDFSINGMFFDPVDERVLDYVGGESDLAAKIVRAIGDPHERIREDKLRMLRAIRFTATLGFSLDTATASAIREMSADLTVVSAERITQEMKRMLVDVHRRRAIELADDVGLIQVIFPELRQFRGQETWKHTLQSLALLDQPSFELALTAFLLPLSSTSTVLSICRRMKLSNGESARIGWLTQHHGALDEAPELSLSSLKRILAHPGAAELLNLETAVRIAKGLSDDPIAFCRRFLEETPSEIIDPPPLITGDDLIKMGLFPGPRFKSVLVRIRDAQLNLEIHTPEEASAMAIVLWNEEGA, from the coding sequence ATGAGATCTCCATCGCCCCAACGTGAATTCGCGATCGAGATTGTCCGCCGATTGCGCGACGCGGGTCATACCGCGCTGTTCGCCGGGGGCTGCGTTCGCGATGCGCTGCTGGGCCGCGAAGCAAAAGATTACGATGTTGCGACAACCGCTTTGCCCGAGCAGGTGCGCCAGTTGTTTGGACATCGCCGCACACTTGCCGTCGGTGCCAGCTTCGGTGTGATCATGGTGATCGGACCTGCTGACGTTGGCACGGTCGAAGTCGCCACCTTCCGGACTGAGGGTCCCTATCAGGATGGTCGCCGTCCCGAACATGTCACGTTCGCCACACCTCAGGAAGATGCGCATCGGCGCGACTTCAGCATCAATGGCATGTTCTTTGACCCGGTCGACGAACGAGTGCTGGACTATGTAGGGGGGGAAAGTGATCTCGCGGCAAAAATCGTTCGTGCAATCGGCGATCCCCATGAAAGGATTCGCGAAGACAAGCTGCGGATGCTGCGGGCCATCCGGTTCACGGCGACGCTGGGCTTTTCGCTGGACACGGCGACGGCCAGTGCCATCCGTGAGATGTCCGCGGACCTGACCGTAGTCAGTGCCGAACGGATCACTCAGGAAATGAAAAGGATGCTGGTCGACGTCCACCGCAGACGGGCAATCGAACTGGCAGATGACGTCGGATTGATCCAGGTCATCTTTCCAGAGCTACGTCAGTTTCGAGGACAGGAGACCTGGAAGCACACGCTGCAATCGCTTGCTCTTTTAGACCAGCCTTCATTCGAACTCGCCCTCACAGCCTTTCTGCTGCCGCTGTCGTCCACGTCAACGGTCCTGTCGATCTGTCGCCGGATGAAGTTGTCGAATGGTGAATCCGCGAGAATCGGGTGGCTAACCCAACATCACGGGGCACTGGATGAAGCTCCAGAACTGAGCCTGTCGAGTCTGAAACGAATCCTTGCTCATCCTGGCGCCGCAGAACTGCTGAACCTCGAGACGGCCGTCAGAATCGCGAAGGGTCTCAGCGACGACCCGATTGCGTTCTGTCGCCGCTTTTTGGAAGAGACACCGAGTGAGATCATCGATCCCCCGCCACTCATCACAGGGGACGACCTGATCAAAATGGGACTTTTTCCGGGACCTCGCTTCAAGTCGGTGCTCGTACGGATCCGTGATGCCCAGCTCAATCTTGAGATTCATACGCCCGAAGAAGCTTCCGCGATGGCAATCGTATTGTGGAACGAAGAGGGGGCTTGA
- a CDS encoding N-(5'-phosphoribosyl)anthranilate isomerase: MWIKVCGIRDLETARAVADLGIDAIGLNFYSRSPRSVSIDDATAISQALPQEVARVGVFVNHSLAEITSIATACRLDLVQLHGDEPASFLVELARKLPEVRLVRAWRMSADGLGELISLLEVCSREQVRLAGCLVDAHVTGLYGGSGKTVPWQRLAEEYSQETFPPLILAGGLTPDNIARAISAVRPWGVDVASGVESAPGVKDIELAKRFVTNARTAVAAG; this comes from the coding sequence ATGTGGATCAAAGTGTGTGGAATTCGTGACCTGGAAACCGCACGAGCAGTCGCGGACCTGGGAATCGACGCCATCGGTCTTAACTTTTATTCCCGCTCTCCCCGCTCGGTTTCGATTGACGATGCCACGGCAATTTCGCAGGCCTTGCCGCAGGAGGTTGCACGCGTCGGTGTCTTCGTCAATCACTCGCTGGCTGAGATCACCTCAATCGCGACTGCGTGCCGCCTGGACCTGGTGCAGTTGCATGGAGACGAACCGGCATCCTTCCTGGTGGAACTGGCAAGGAAGCTCCCGGAAGTCAGGTTGGTCAGGGCGTGGAGAATGTCTGCGGACGGCTTGGGGGAACTGATCTCGCTGCTGGAGGTATGCAGCCGTGAGCAGGTCAGACTTGCAGGCTGTCTGGTCGACGCGCACGTGACAGGTCTTTATGGCGGTTCGGGGAAGACTGTTCCCTGGCAACGTCTGGCGGAAGAGTATTCACAGGAAACGTTCCCTCCGTTGATCCTTGCTGGCGGGCTCACCCCCGACAACATTGCTCGGGCCATCTCTGCAGTACGACCCTGGGGCGTAGACGTTGCCAGTGGCGTGGAATCGGCGCCGGGTGTGAAAGACATCGAATTGGCGAAACGCTTCGTGACGAACGCTCGTACTGCGGTTGCCGCAGGATAG
- a CDS encoding DUF1501 domain-containing protein, producing the protein MNLQEKQLQLKTRRQFLKETQLGVGSLALSSLLGSSSSGATSSVVNPLAPKAPHFPAKAKRVIYLHLTGSPPHLDLYDYKPELVRLSGQDAPESFIKGKRFAFTTGTPKLLGTPRTFKQYGEGGVWLSDALPNLQTVADDVCVIKSMFTEQFNHAPAELLLYTGSARPGRPSMGAWATYGLGTENENLPGFVVLISSGVQPNGGKNSYGSGFLPSVYQGVQCRSKGDPVLFASDPAGMSRSLRRETLDALHDLNELQAAELGHPETLTRIAQYELAFRMQMSVPEVMDISKETKQTLDEYGAQPGEASFANNCLLARRLCEQGVRFVQLFDWGWDFHGTGPGEGLTDGLTRKCATMDKPVAALIKDLKQRGMLKDTLIICGGEFGRTPFREGRTAASATLGRDHYPDCYSMWMAGGGVKGGFSYGESDELGFSIARDKVHIHDLQATIMHLLGFDHTQLTYRFQGRDYRLTDVHGEVVKAVLA; encoded by the coding sequence ATGAATCTTCAAGAGAAGCAGCTTCAGCTCAAGACGCGGCGACAGTTTTTGAAAGAGACTCAGTTGGGGGTCGGGTCACTGGCACTCTCATCCCTGCTGGGATCTTCGTCATCCGGGGCAACATCGTCGGTGGTGAACCCGTTGGCACCCAAGGCGCCTCATTTCCCGGCCAAGGCGAAGCGGGTGATTTACCTGCACCTGACGGGTTCGCCCCCTCATCTGGATCTTTACGACTACAAGCCCGAACTCGTACGCCTCAGCGGACAAGATGCTCCGGAATCGTTCATCAAAGGGAAGCGGTTCGCCTTCACGACGGGGACGCCCAAACTGCTGGGGACTCCGCGAACCTTTAAGCAATATGGTGAAGGTGGCGTCTGGCTGTCTGATGCACTGCCAAACTTGCAGACTGTTGCCGACGATGTTTGTGTGATTAAGTCGATGTTCACCGAGCAATTCAATCATGCTCCTGCGGAACTGCTGCTCTACACGGGATCCGCGCGACCCGGTCGCCCCTCGATGGGGGCCTGGGCCACCTATGGTTTGGGGACCGAGAACGAAAACCTGCCCGGCTTCGTCGTGTTGATCTCCAGTGGAGTCCAGCCGAACGGTGGTAAGAACTCCTATGGGAGTGGATTTCTGCCGTCCGTCTATCAGGGAGTTCAGTGCCGTTCAAAAGGGGATCCCGTGCTGTTTGCTTCGGATCCGGCAGGGATGTCGCGAAGCCTGCGTCGAGAGACCCTCGATGCACTGCACGACTTGAACGAACTGCAGGCCGCGGAACTGGGGCACCCGGAAACGCTGACCCGAATCGCCCAGTACGAACTGGCGTTCCGGATGCAGATGTCCGTTCCTGAAGTAATGGATATCTCCAAAGAGACCAAGCAGACCCTCGACGAATATGGGGCTCAGCCCGGTGAAGCGAGCTTCGCCAACAACTGCCTGTTGGCGCGTCGCTTGTGCGAACAGGGGGTCCGTTTCGTGCAGCTCTTCGACTGGGGCTGGGATTTCCATGGTACCGGACCGGGCGAAGGGTTGACTGACGGTTTGACTCGGAAATGTGCGACCATGGACAAGCCTGTCGCCGCGCTCATCAAGGACTTGAAGCAGCGCGGCATGCTGAAAGACACGCTGATTATTTGCGGCGGTGAGTTCGGACGAACTCCCTTCCGCGAAGGGCGGACTGCCGCGAGCGCCACCCTGGGCCGCGATCACTACCCTGACTGCTATTCCATGTGGATGGCGGGAGGCGGGGTTAAAGGAGGATTCTCTTACGGTGAGTCTGACGAACTGGGCTTTTCAATCGCCCGGGATAAGGTTCACATCCATGACCTGCAGGCCACGATCATGCACCTGCTTGGTTTCGACCACACGCAACTGACGTATCGATTCCAGGGACGGGACTACCGTCTGACCGATGTCCACGGTGAAGTGGTGAAAGCGGTCCTCGCCTAG
- the groL gene encoding chaperonin GroEL (60 kDa chaperone family; promotes refolding of misfolded polypeptides especially under stressful conditions; forms two stacked rings of heptamers to form a barrel-shaped 14mer; ends can be capped by GroES; misfolded proteins enter the barrel where they are refolded when GroES binds) encodes MAKIIAFDQEAQEAMRRGVQKLARTVRVTLGPRGRNVIIEKSFGSPTVTKDGVTVAREIELEDKFEDMGARMVREVASKTSDTAGDGTTTATILAEAVYVEGLKAVVAGVNPIDMKRGMDKAVEQIVAKLKAAAVECKNKKSIAQVGTVAANGDSEIGNILAEAMEQVGKDGVITVEEGKSLNTTYEVVEGMQFDRGYLSPYFVTDPTSMECVLEDAYVLIHEKKITSIKDLVPLLEKVVNSGKPLLIVAEEVEGEALTTLVLNKLRGTFKVAAVKAPGYGDRRKAMLQDLAIMVGGQAIFEDLGIQLENVQLSDLGRAKRIVIDKDNTTIIEGLGKSADIKARIEQIRRELANSTSDYDREKLEERVAKLSGGVAQLNVGAATESEMKEKKARVEDALHATRAAVEEGILPGGGVALLRASLELKPTGLNEDETTGFNIIVRACRAPLTQIANNAGVDGAVICEKVAESKEGLGYNAQTGKYEDLVKAGIIDPCKVTRSALQNAASVSTLLLTSDALIAEKPKDADKKAGGHGDHDDMY; translated from the coding sequence ATGGCCAAGATTATCGCCTTTGATCAGGAAGCGCAAGAAGCAATGCGTCGCGGCGTGCAGAAGCTCGCCCGCACCGTACGAGTGACCTTGGGCCCTCGTGGTCGCAACGTCATCATCGAAAAGAGCTTTGGCTCTCCGACCGTGACGAAGGACGGTGTGACCGTCGCCCGTGAAATCGAACTCGAAGACAAGTTCGAAGATATGGGTGCCCGGATGGTACGGGAAGTTGCCAGCAAGACCTCTGACACTGCAGGCGATGGTACGACGACGGCAACAATTCTCGCCGAAGCCGTGTACGTCGAAGGCCTCAAGGCCGTCGTTGCCGGTGTCAATCCGATCGACATGAAGCGCGGAATGGACAAGGCTGTCGAGCAGATCGTCGCCAAGTTGAAGGCCGCAGCCGTCGAATGCAAAAACAAGAAATCCATCGCTCAGGTTGGTACCGTTGCTGCCAATGGCGACTCGGAAATCGGCAACATTCTTGCCGAAGCCATGGAGCAGGTTGGTAAAGACGGCGTGATCACCGTCGAAGAAGGCAAGTCGCTCAACACCACCTACGAAGTCGTCGAAGGGATGCAGTTCGATCGCGGCTATCTGTCGCCTTACTTCGTCACCGACCCAACCTCGATGGAATGCGTCCTCGAAGACGCTTATGTTCTGATCCACGAAAAGAAGATCACGAGCATCAAGGATCTGGTTCCACTGCTCGAGAAAGTCGTCAACAGCGGCAAGCCTCTGTTGATCGTTGCTGAAGAAGTCGAAGGCGAAGCCCTAACGACTCTCGTGCTCAACAAGCTCCGCGGCACCTTCAAGGTTGCTGCGGTCAAGGCTCCTGGGTACGGCGATCGTCGCAAGGCGATGCTGCAGGACCTGGCAATCATGGTTGGTGGTCAGGCCATCTTCGAAGACCTGGGCATCCAGCTCGAAAACGTTCAATTGTCCGACCTCGGTCGCGCCAAGCGAATCGTCATCGATAAAGACAACACCACGATCATCGAGGGTCTGGGCAAGTCGGCCGACATCAAGGCACGGATCGAACAGATCCGTCGTGAACTCGCCAACTCGACCAGCGACTACGATCGTGAGAAGCTGGAAGAACGCGTCGCGAAGCTGTCCGGTGGTGTGGCTCAGCTCAACGTCGGTGCCGCAACCGAAAGCGAAATGAAGGAAAAGAAGGCTCGCGTGGAAGACGCTCTGCACGCAACCCGTGCCGCCGTCGAAGAAGGAATTCTGCCAGGCGGTGGGGTTGCTCTCCTGCGTGCTTCTCTCGAACTGAAGCCAACTGGACTGAACGAAGACGAAACCACCGGTTTCAACATCATCGTTCGCGCTTGCCGCGCACCACTGACCCAGATCGCTAACAACGCTGGCGTCGACGGCGCTGTGATCTGCGAAAAAGTGGCCGAAAGCAAAGAAGGTCTTGGCTACAACGCCCAGACTGGCAAGTACGAAGACCTGGTCAAGGCCGGCATCATCGATCCTTGCAAGGTCACCCGTAGCGCTCTCCAGAACGCTGCCAGCGTTTCCACCCTGCTGCTCACCAGCGATGCCTTGATCGCTGAAAAGCCAAAGGACGCTGACAAGAAGGCTGGTGGCCACGGCGACCACGACGATATGTACTAA
- the groES gene encoding co-chaperone GroES: MAKKSGSNDPKLVPLGDRVVLKRAEAETKTAGGIVLPDSATDKPQRGDVVAVGEGHVKSNGQKVALTVKPGDHVIFSSYAGDELKVGDETYLLLRESDILAIYG, from the coding sequence ATGGCAAAGAAGAGTGGCTCGAACGACCCTAAGTTGGTCCCCCTCGGTGATCGAGTGGTTCTGAAGCGAGCCGAAGCGGAAACGAAGACCGCTGGCGGGATTGTGCTCCCGGATTCGGCAACAGACAAACCTCAACGGGGTGATGTGGTTGCAGTGGGCGAAGGACACGTTAAGAGCAATGGCCAGAAGGTCGCTTTGACGGTTAAGCCTGGCGATCACGTGATCTTCAGTTCCTATGCAGGGGATGAACTTAAGGTCGGTGACGAGACCTACCTGCTGCTTCGCGAAAGCGACATTCTCGCCATTTACGGCTGA
- a CDS encoding outer membrane lipoprotein carrier protein LolA yields MHLWQIRHIPNRPQTLLSLTLAAALSVAMVVTVGYPTGFVAGQTEDDAAPAGNSPASQLDPAEFFKQVRQELQTHQSVKADLSQSVSIGDQQFKITGQYLSSGNSAEGMKLMLNYSVVPDQGVTGQILEVCDGKELWTVLTLPDLKRVTLRNVLQIQKAAAAASKKSIPDSTLNAELGLGGLNALLASLERTVDFDVIKEEASEGGPRTIIQGKWKSEILQRFPKGKDNSLPAFVPDLVRLYVNSENLFPERLLYLKRQPESKKLRPLVNLEFRNVELDTPVDDDAFKFDIPDVVPEDVTKIYLDRINGVTETAPPAK; encoded by the coding sequence TTGCATCTTTGGCAAATCCGACATATTCCGAATCGCCCACAAACCTTGCTTAGTTTGACCCTCGCCGCTGCTCTTTCTGTGGCGATGGTCGTAACTGTTGGATATCCAACGGGTTTCGTTGCAGGCCAGACAGAGGACGACGCGGCCCCGGCGGGAAACAGCCCCGCCAGCCAATTAGACCCTGCGGAATTTTTCAAGCAGGTCCGGCAGGAACTGCAGACCCATCAGTCTGTGAAGGCGGACTTGAGTCAAAGCGTGTCAATCGGCGACCAGCAGTTCAAAATCACAGGGCAATACCTTTCGTCGGGGAACTCGGCGGAAGGGATGAAGCTGATGTTGAACTACTCTGTCGTTCCCGATCAGGGTGTGACGGGACAGATTCTCGAAGTCTGCGACGGAAAGGAATTGTGGACCGTCTTGACGCTGCCCGATCTCAAGCGGGTGACTCTGCGGAACGTCCTGCAGATTCAGAAGGCTGCCGCTGCCGCCAGCAAGAAGAGCATTCCTGATTCGACACTGAACGCTGAACTGGGGCTTGGGGGTTTAAACGCGCTGCTGGCCTCGCTGGAACGGACCGTCGACTTCGACGTTATCAAAGAAGAAGCGAGCGAGGGGGGACCGCGGACGATCATTCAAGGGAAATGGAAAAGCGAAATCCTTCAGCGATTCCCCAAGGGCAAAGATAACTCGCTACCCGCGTTCGTCCCCGACCTGGTGCGGTTGTACGTGAACTCAGAAAACCTGTTCCCCGAACGGCTGCTGTATCTCAAGCGACAGCCGGAATCGAAGAAGCTGCGGCCGCTCGTGAATCTCGAGTTTCGCAATGTCGAGCTGGATACACCCGTCGATGATGACGCATTCAAGTTTGATATTCCTGATGTCGTTCCCGAAGACGTCACGAAGATCTACCTGGATCGCATCAATGGGGTCACCGAAACCGCGCCCCCTGCCAAGTAG
- a CDS encoding DUF1553 domain-containing protein encodes MRLQLSFIVYAAWLSFVTAAPLTAAEPHSVKKIDFNRDIKPILSNACYRCHGPDPDERKGGTDGLRFDTAEGVLADLGGYAAVVPGKPEASALIQRITTTDPDQVMPPRGAGKPLTPHEVDLLKTWVEQGAKFSQHWSYIVPQKPPLPTVRDVGWVKNGIDYFILARLEAEGLKPAEEADRYALIRRVALDLTGLPPTVEEVNEFINDESSTAYEKVVDRMLAKPSFGEHWGLAWLDLARYADSAGYADDPARRIWLYRDYVVKSFNDNKPFDQFTIEQIAGDLLPHPTDEQLIATAFHRNTMTNNEGGTNDEEFRNVAVVDRVNTTMAVWMGTTMACAQCHTHKYDPITQEEYFRFFAFFNNTEDADRGDESPLHAVYTEDQLRLRSAWQTEVAQLEQVLKTETPELAAARAKWDEAFPKSVHWNSLIPRRVRSQANSAAITSAEGSIKVASGATSDTYTIEIPATGEVVRALRLEALPDEKLPGNGPGHSGGNFVLSGVTAVLEPPAGMPARGRYVRVELPGEKYLSLAEVQIYHGSENIALKGEASQISTAYDGEAKRAIDGNTNGDYFAALSTTHTGPGKDPWWEVDLKSDQPIDRITLWNRTDGAGERLSNFRIVVLDEKREPVWKRDVAPQPNPSSEFAVDGNRPIEFEATVADYSQPGFDAAFVLNNKDPKSKGWAVGGATGQPHSLTLFSRQPVQLPSGWTLKVTIEHASQFDHHNLGHFRLSVTKDEGVNQWARTPAAVIAALKVAPSSRSTAEQDLVTQHFLTIAPELSATRQQIAQLQKSLADLKPETVPVMKELTANRRVTKLQYRGNFEDLGPEVTEGIPAALGTLPAGEPVNRLTLAKWLVDPKNPLTARVIANRYWEQLFGIGIVSTSEEFGSQGDLPFHPELLDWLACELTGQSEATATAAGLKTQQPWDTKAFLKTLVMSAAYRQSSRTTPELQQRDPDNRLIAHGPRFRLSAETLRDQALFVSGLLSRKMAGPPVKPPQPSLGLSAAFGSSTDWQTSPGEDKYRRGIYTTWRRSNPYPSMATFDAPNREVCTVRRVRTNTPLQALVSLNDPVNVEAAQALARRIVQDGGHSVADRATYGFRRVLIRPPHPVELQRLVDLYEQSLKRFEQSLEEATQLATDPLGPAPEGTRIPELAAWSVVGNVLLNLDETVMKR; translated from the coding sequence ATGCGTTTGCAACTCTCTTTCATCGTCTACGCTGCCTGGCTGAGTTTCGTCACCGCGGCCCCACTGACGGCCGCGGAACCACACTCCGTGAAGAAAATCGACTTCAATCGCGACATCAAGCCGATTCTTTCCAACGCTTGTTACCGCTGTCACGGCCCCGACCCGGATGAACGTAAAGGAGGAACGGACGGATTACGTTTCGATACTGCCGAGGGAGTTCTTGCGGATTTGGGTGGCTATGCCGCTGTCGTCCCCGGAAAACCGGAGGCGAGTGCGCTGATTCAGCGGATCACCACGACCGACCCTGATCAGGTCATGCCCCCTCGCGGGGCTGGCAAGCCGCTCACCCCGCACGAAGTGGACCTGCTGAAGACCTGGGTTGAGCAGGGAGCCAAATTCTCGCAGCACTGGTCCTATATCGTTCCGCAAAAACCTCCCCTTCCCACGGTCCGAGACGTCGGATGGGTGAAGAACGGAATTGATTACTTCATTCTGGCTCGCCTCGAAGCGGAAGGTCTGAAGCCAGCAGAAGAAGCGGACCGGTATGCGCTCATTCGCCGTGTGGCACTCGATCTGACCGGATTGCCCCCCACTGTCGAAGAAGTGAACGAGTTCATCAACGACGAAAGTTCGACTGCATACGAGAAAGTCGTCGATCGAATGCTGGCCAAGCCATCGTTCGGCGAGCACTGGGGACTCGCATGGCTCGATCTGGCCCGGTACGCGGATTCGGCCGGATACGCAGACGATCCCGCGCGGCGGATCTGGCTCTACCGCGATTACGTCGTGAAGTCGTTCAATGACAACAAGCCGTTTGACCAGTTTACGATCGAACAGATCGCGGGTGACCTGCTTCCCCATCCGACCGACGAACAGTTGATCGCGACGGCTTTCCATCGAAACACGATGACCAACAACGAAGGGGGAACCAACGACGAAGAATTCCGCAACGTCGCTGTGGTCGACCGGGTGAATACGACGATGGCAGTCTGGATGGGAACGACGATGGCTTGTGCCCAATGCCATACGCATAAATACGACCCCATCACGCAGGAAGAATACTTCCGGTTCTTCGCGTTCTTTAACAATACCGAAGATGCGGACCGTGGAGACGAATCACCGCTTCATGCTGTTTACACGGAAGATCAACTTCGTTTGCGTTCGGCGTGGCAGACAGAAGTTGCGCAGCTTGAACAGGTGCTGAAGACCGAAACCCCGGAACTGGCCGCGGCCCGTGCAAAGTGGGACGAAGCGTTTCCCAAAAGCGTCCACTGGAATTCCCTGATTCCCCGGCGGGTCCGATCGCAGGCGAATTCGGCTGCCATCACATCGGCAGAGGGTTCGATCAAAGTGGCGTCGGGTGCGACCAGTGACACCTACACAATCGAAATTCCTGCGACGGGCGAAGTCGTTCGAGCCCTGCGACTGGAAGCGTTACCGGACGAGAAACTGCCGGGGAACGGGCCGGGTCACAGCGGCGGCAACTTTGTTCTCTCGGGAGTAACCGCGGTGCTGGAACCTCCTGCTGGAATGCCAGCACGCGGCCGCTACGTGCGTGTGGAACTTCCGGGCGAGAAGTATCTGTCTCTGGCGGAAGTTCAGATTTATCACGGTTCCGAGAACATTGCTCTCAAGGGAGAAGCCAGTCAGATCAGCACCGCCTATGACGGAGAGGCCAAACGGGCCATCGACGGGAACACGAACGGGGACTATTTCGCGGCGCTATCGACGACGCACACGGGACCGGGAAAAGATCCCTGGTGGGAGGTCGATCTCAAGTCCGACCAGCCGATCGATCGGATCACACTGTGGAACCGCACTGATGGAGCGGGTGAGAGACTGTCCAATTTTCGGATTGTCGTCCTCGACGAGAAACGTGAGCCCGTCTGGAAGCGTGACGTGGCACCGCAACCCAATCCCAGCAGCGAATTTGCCGTCGATGGCAACCGGCCGATCGAGTTCGAAGCTACTGTGGCGGACTATTCTCAGCCCGGCTTCGATGCCGCGTTCGTGCTCAACAACAAGGATCCCAAATCGAAAGGCTGGGCCGTAGGCGGGGCAACCGGTCAGCCACACAGCCTCACGTTGTTCAGCCGGCAACCGGTGCAGCTACCGTCTGGTTGGACGCTGAAAGTGACGATCGAGCATGCTTCCCAGTTTGATCATCACAACCTGGGGCATTTCCGACTCTCGGTGACGAAGGACGAAGGGGTCAACCAGTGGGCGCGGACACCCGCTGCGGTGATCGCCGCGCTGAAGGTCGCACCTTCCAGTCGCAGTACTGCCGAGCAGGATCTCGTGACACAGCACTTCCTGACGATCGCTCCGGAGCTGTCGGCGACTCGACAGCAGATCGCGCAACTGCAGAAATCACTGGCAGACCTGAAGCCCGAGACTGTTCCTGTCATGAAGGAACTCACTGCGAATCGACGAGTGACCAAACTGCAGTACAGAGGGAACTTCGAGGATCTTGGTCCCGAAGTGACGGAGGGGATTCCCGCCGCACTGGGGACCTTACCTGCCGGTGAACCCGTAAATCGGCTGACGCTGGCAAAGTGGCTGGTCGACCCGAAGAATCCTTTGACGGCGCGCGTGATTGCGAACCGCTACTGGGAACAACTGTTCGGGATCGGGATCGTATCGACCAGCGAAGAGTTCGGTTCGCAGGGGGACCTCCCCTTCCATCCTGAACTGCTCGACTGGCTCGCCTGCGAACTGACCGGACAGTCTGAAGCGACGGCCACCGCCGCGGGTCTCAAGACCCAGCAACCCTGGGATACGAAAGCGTTTTTGAAGACGCTCGTCATGTCGGCGGCCTACCGTCAGTCCTCCAGAACAACGCCTGAGCTTCAGCAGCGTGACCCCGACAATCGCCTGATTGCTCATGGGCCTCGTTTCCGTCTCTCTGCCGAGACTCTGCGAGATCAAGCGCTGTTCGTCAGCGGACTGCTCAGCCGCAAAATGGCGGGTCCACCCGTCAAGCCGCCCCAACCGAGTCTGGGGCTGAGCGCCGCGTTCGGCAGCAGCACGGACTGGCAGACGAGTCCCGGCGAAGACAAATACCGGCGTGGAATTTACACCACGTGGCGGCGATCCAATCCGTACCCCTCGATGGCGACATTCGATGCGCCCAACCGCGAAGTCTGTACGGTGCGTCGTGTGCGAACAAACACCCCATTGCAGGCGCTCGTGTCACTGAATGATCCCGTCAACGTCGAAGCAGCGCAAGCGCTTGCGCGCCGCATCGTGCAAGACGGTGGTCATTCAGTGGCCGATCGCGCGACGTATGGTTTCCGTCGAGTTTTGATTCGGCCTCCCCATCCCGTTGAACTCCAGCGGCTGGTCGATCTCTATGAGCAGTCGCTGAAACGGTTCGAGCAAAGTCTGGAAGAAGCGACACAACTCGCGACGGATCCACTAGGCCCTGCCCCGGAAGGGACTCGGATTCCCGAACTGGCGGCCTGGTCCGTCGTCGGGAATGTCCTGCTGAACCTGGATGAAACAGTCATGAAGCGGTAG